The Oceanibaculum indicum P24 sequence CGGGTGCCAGTGCGTCCGGTCGGTACTGGCATCGACAAACACCCAACCATCGGTGAGCCCTTCCATGAAACCTCCCCCGGTATTTTTAGAAATTCTAATACCGAAAAAGGTTTATGGAAAGTTAACTAATAATTCTTCCAAAATACCGAAAAGGTTTTCGGAAATTATTATTCACGATTGTACCTGTCTATAAGGTACATCAGGATATATCAGGGTTTTCTTTCTTACGGTCTTCTTCCATCAGCTCGAACCACATCGCGTTCAGGATGGCGAAGGCCGCGGCAAGCGGCAGGCCCAGCACCCAGGCGAAATACCACATCGCGTTCTCTCCTCAGTAAGCCGTATCCTGGCTGTCCTCGATGTCCTTGGCGGTCACCTTGCCCCACAGCACTTTGTACACCCAGCTGGTATAGGCCAGGATCAGCGGCAGGAAGATCGCCGTCGCCACCAGCATGTTGAACAGGGTGGAATGGCTCGACCCCGAATCCCAGACCGTCAGGCTGGAGCGCGGATCGATGGAGCTTGGCAGGATGAACGGAAACATCGACAGGCCGACCGTCGAGATGATCCCGACCACGCTGAGCTTCGAGAACAGGAAGGTCGAGATTTCCCGCCCGCGCAGCAGGCCCAGCAAGGCGCCCAGCGCCCCAAGGAAGCCCATCGCCGGGGCGATCAGCATCCAGGGATAGATGGCGTAATTGGCAAACCACAGGCCTGGCTCCACCGCCACTTCCTTGCGCAGCGGGTTGCTTGCCATGTCCGGCGTGATGCCGGCTGTGATGCGGTAGCCGTCGATGCCGAGCCATATCCACACACCGCCCAGCGCGAACAGCACGATCACCGCCGCCGCCGCCAGCACGCCATAGTCGCGTGCCCGCCGGGCGACCATGCCCGTGGCTTTCAGCCCCAGCCAGGCACCGCCATGCATCACCAGCATCGCGACGCTGAGCACGCCGCACAGCAGCGCAAACGGGTTCAGCAGGCCGAAGAAGCCGCCCTCATAGAACGGCCGCAGCTCGTCGCTCAGCCGGAAAGGCACGCCCTGCAGCACATTGCCGACGGCCACACCGAACACCAGCGCCGGCACGAAGCCGCCGATGAACAGCGCCCAGTCCCACATCTCCCGCCAGCGCGGGTCGTCCCGCTTGGAGCGGTATTTGAAGCCGACCGGCCGCAGGATCAGCGCCGCCAGGATCAGGAACATGGCAATGTAGAAGCCGGAGAAGCTGACGGCATAGAGCGGTGGCCAGGCGGCGAAGATCGCCCCGCCCCCCAGGATGAACCACACCTGATTGCCTTCCCACACCGGGGCAATGGTGTTGATCGCGATACGCCGCTCCATATCGGTCCGCGCAGCGAAGGGCAGCAGCGTGCCCACCCCCATGTCGAAACCGTCGGTAACGGCGAAGCCGATCAACAGCACGCCCAGCAGTACCCACCAGATCAGCTTCAGCGTGTCATAGTCGATGAATTCGTGAAGGATCATGGTCTTTACTCCGCCGGTGCCGGAACGGGAGAGAGTGTGGGGCGGCGCTGCATGCCCTCGGCATCCAGCGGGCCGTCAGGCTGCGGTCCTTTGCGGATGTACTTCACCAGCAGCATCACCTCGACCACCGCGAGCACGGAATAGAACAGGACGAACCCTGCCAGCGTGAACAGTACCTGCCCGATGCCGAGCTGCGAGACCGCATAGGCGGTCGGCAGCATGCCCTCGATCACCCAGGGCTGGCGGCCATATTCGGCGACGAACCAGCCAAGCTCGGCGGCGACCCAGGGCAAGGGTATCGAATAGACCGCGACCCACAGCAGCCAGCGGCGTCTTTCCAGCTGATGCTTGGTGGCGAGATAGAAGAAGGTCGCCGTCAGCAGGATGAAGAAGAAACCCAGCCCGACCATGATGCGGAACGACCAGAACAGCGGGAACACCGCCGGCACCGTATCCCAGGCGGCCTGTTCGATCTGTTCCGGTGTCGCCGCCGCCGGGTCATCGACATAGCGTTTCAGCAGATAGGCATAGCCGAGATTACGACCATTCTCCTCAAACTGCGCGGCAATCGCCGGATGTGTCTCGCCCGGCGGATTGCTGCGGATCTCGTTCAGCGCGGTATAGGCCAGGATGCCGCTGCGCACGCGGCGTTCGGATTCCTGCACCAGCTCCTCGATGCCCGGCACCTCGCGGGTGAGCGACCGGGTGGAGATCAGGCCCAGCACATAGGGCACATGGATCGCGTAATGCGTTTCGCGCGCTTCCTGGTCCGGGAAGCCGATGATGGTGAACCCCGCCGGCGCCGGCTCGGTCCGCCACATCCCTTCCATCGCAGCCAGCTTCATGCGCTGGTGCTGGGTGGCGGCATAGCCGCTCTCATCGCCCAGCACCACGACACTCAGCGCCGAGGCTAGGCCGAAGCTGGCCGCCACCGCCATCGACCGCCTGGCAAGTGCGACATGCCGGCCCTGCAGCAAATAGAGCGCGCTGACGCCCAGCACAAATATCGAGGCGGTGACATAGCCGGCGGAGACGGTGTGCACGAACTTCGCCTGCGCCACCTCGTTGAACAGCACCTCGTAGAAGCTGACGATCTCCATCCGCATGGTCTCCGGATTGAAGGCAGCACCCACCGGATTCTGCATCCAGCCATTGGCGATCAGAATCCACAGCGCCGAGAAGTTAGAGCCGATGGCGACCGCCCAGGTGGACATCAGATGCTGGCGCTTCGACAGCTTCTCCCAGCCGAAGAAGAATAGCCCGACGAAGGTCGCCTCCAGGAAGAAGGCCATCAGCCCTTCGATAGCCAGCGGGGCGCCGAACACATCGCCGACATAATGGCTGAAATAGCTCCAGTTCATACCGAACTGAAACTCCATGGTGATACCGGTTGCCACGCCGAGCACGAAATTGATGCCGAACAGGGTGCCCCAGAACTTCGTCATCTGCCGCCAGATTGGCCGGTCCGTCATGACATAAACGGTTTCCATGATGGCGAGGAGGATCGACAGACCGATCGTCAGCGGGACGAACAGGAAATGGTACATCGCTGTCATGGCGAACTGCAGGCGAGACAGCGCAACGATATCAAGTTCCATGGCGGACCTATCTGTGTAGCTTTGCAGATTACATGGACGATTTTTCCCTGAAAGCCCATGCGACCGTTTCGCCCTGGGACATTTTGTCCAGTCCGGTTAGCGTCCTGTCAGCTTGCCATATCGAGGCGCAGGAGACGACCGGCTTTGGCCGCCTCTTCCGGGCGGTGGGTTGCCAGCAGCACGATCCTGCCGGCCGCCGCAGCGAGAATATCGTCCAGGACGGCAGCCGCCATCGGCCGGTCCAGCCCTTCCGTCGGCTCGTCCAGCAGCCAGATCGCCGGGTCCGTGAGGATCAGCCGGGCCAGCGCCAGCCGGCGCCGCTCGCCGCCTGACAGGCCGCTGCCCTCATCCCCCAGCACAGTTTCCAGCCCCAGCGGCAGGCGCCGCACGGCCGGTTCCAGCCCGGCGCGGCGCAGCGCATCCCAAAGTACCGCATCGTCGGCATCGGGGCTGGCAAGGCGCAGATTGCCGGCGATGGAATCGCGGAACAGCTCGGTGCGCTGTCCCAGAAGCCCGACCGTCCGCCGTAAATCCGGTTGCGCGATGCTGTCGAGCGGCTGCCCGCCGATCAGGATGTGTCCTGCACTTGGCGCATGCATGCCGGCGACCAGCCCCAGCAGCGTCGATTTCCCCGACCCGCTGGGGCCAACCAGCGCCACGATCTCGCCAGGGTTGATGTCCGCGGTGATACCCTCCAGCACCGGGCGGCGGTCGGGCGCGTAGCGGAACGCCAGCCCCTCCAGCCGCAGCGGCCCCTCCGGCACCAAGCCGGAAGATACCGGCTGCTGGTCACCCTCCTTCGTATAGGGTCCGACGCGCCGGGCCGCCAGGATGGTACGCCCCAGTTCGAGCAGGCCGCGCCGCAACAGGCCGAGTGCCTCCGTCGCGCCCAGCACCAGCAGCAGGATCATCGCCAGCAGCGCGCCATCTATCACGCCATCGCGCAGCAGCACGGCACCGCGCCACAGGGCGAAGGCCAGCGCCGACTGCCCGGCGACGAACAGGCTGGCCCCCGCCAGACTCTCCCGCCGGCTGATATCCAGCGCGGCCGATTCGGCCATGGCGTGCGCTTTGGCGATGCCGTCCCGCTGCGCCGCCAGCCTGCCAGCCATCGCCAGCTCCACCTGTCCGCGCGACAGATCGACCGTGCGCAGGCGCAAGGCCCGCTCGCCCGCGTTCAGACGGCGCGCGGCACGCCGGGTCGCATAGCCCTGCAGCGCAGGCAACAGGATGCCGGCCAGGCCGAGCAGCGCCCCGCCCCCCAGCGCCAGCCAAGGATCGAATATCAGCAGCAGCCCGACCAAGGCGACAATAACTGTCAGCGCGGTCAGCAGCGGCACGGCCAGGCGCAGATAAAGCGCGTCCAGCAGGTCGATATCGCCGGTCAGCCGCTGCAGGAAATCGCCACCCCGTATCTGCGCCAGCTGGGCAAAGTCCCGTGACAGGAGATTGGCAAACACGGTCACCCGCAAATTCGCCAGGAAGCGGAGTGTCGCCTCATGCGTCGCCAGCCGCTCGCCATAGCGCCCGGCGGTGCGCAGGATGGCGAGAAAGCGGATGCCGGCGCTGGGGCTGAAGAAGTTGAAGGCGAGGCCCAGCCCCGCCGCCCCGGCCAGCGCGGTGGCGGCGATGAACCAGCCGGCCAGCGCCAGCAGGCCGATACCGGCGACAAGGCTGACGATGGCCAGCGCGAGGCCGATCAAGAACCACAGCCGGTCCTTGCGCCAGAACAACCCCAATATCGCGCGCAGCGCCCTCACGGATGCAGCCTCACGATCCGGTCGCAGCGCGCGGCCAGCGCCTCGTCATGGGTGGCAAGGATGAGCGTGCGCCCCTCGGCCAGCCGGAACAGCCCGTCCGCCACAGCCTGGGCGGTTTCCGCATCCAGATGCGCTGTCGGCTCATCGGCCAGGATAATGTCCGCCCCACGCAGCGCGGCACGGGCGACTGCCAGCCTTTGCCCCTCCCCGCCGGAGATGCCCTGCCCGGCTTCCCCCAGCAAGGTGGCATCTCCACGCGGCAGCCGCGCCACCACAGACTCGGCCGAGGCAAGCTGCAGAGCGTCGGCAATCTCACCCAGAGCACGATCCGGATGCCCCAGCGTCAGATTCCGGCGCAGGCTGCCATGCAGGAAGTAAGGCCGCTGCCCGACCCAGGCCAGCCGCGCCCGCCAACCATCGGCGGTCTCGTCGGTCAGCGCCTGCCCGGCGACCTCCACGCTCCCGGCATCGGCGCGCAGCAATCCGGCGATGAGTGCCAGAATCGTGGACTTGCCCGACCCGCTGGGCCCGACCAGCGCCAGCTTTTCGCCGGACGGGATATCAAGGTCGAGCCCTGCCAGCACCGGGCGGGTGCCGTCATAGCCGAATCGCGCACCGGTCAGACGGATGCGTGCCGGACCGTTCAGGGGCACCGCCGCCGCGCCCTCGCCCAGCAGCGCCGGCCTGTCGGATTCCAGAATGCCGGCAATTGCCTTGCCAGCAGCCTCGGCGGTGGCGCGGTCGTGATAGCTGGCGGCGAATTCCCGCATCGGCAGAAAAAAATCCGGTGCCAGCAGCAGGATGAACAGGCCCTCGGCCAGCGTCAGCGGCGCATCATAGGCGCCGAACTGCAGATAGCCCAGCAGGCTGAAGCCGACATAGACCGCCACCAGCGCCACGCCGACGGCCGCAAACAGCTCCAGCACTGCCGAGGACAGGAAGGCCAGCCGCAGCACCCGCATGGTGCCGATGCGTAAGGCCTGCGCGGCCTGCTCCAGACGGGCAAGCGCCTGACCGCCCGCCCCCAGCAGACGGATTGTGGTCAGCCCCTGCAGCCGGTCCAGCAGATAGGCATTCATCGTACCCAGTTCGGAGAGCTGCCGCTCGCTGGCGATCCGCACCCGCTGGCCGATCAACGCCATGAAGATCGGGATCAGTGGCCCCGCCAGAAGCAAGGCGATAGACGCCGCCCAGGACACCGGCAGCACCGCCAGCGCGATGATGGCCGGCACCAGCATCACCTTCAGCCGGGAGGGCTGATAGCGCGTCAGCCAGGGACCGAGCGCCGCCACATGGTCGGTCAGCGTCGCGGCGGCCTGGCCCGTCGCCACGCGGCCGGTATCAAAGGGCGACTGCCGCGCCAGCGCGCTGGCCAGTGCGTCGCGCAGCCGGCCCTGCACCCGCAGCGAAGAGCGATCCGCCAGCCGCGTGGCCTGCATCACCAGCAGGCCGCGCAGCAGGGCGATGGCCAGAAAGCCGGCCAGGTAGAACGGCAGATCATCCGCCCCGCTGGTGGCGAAGACCAACCCGTCAATCGCCATGGCGAGCAGGGCCGCCGCCGGAATCCACAGCAGTGCCGCCAGCACCTCCATGCGGGCCGCCCGGCGGGCGCCGGCTCCTTCCGCCCCGACGAGTTGATCCAGATGGGTGCGCTTCGGCCTGTCGCTCATCCCCTTGTTATAGCGGACTTGCCGCCGTCGAACAGGGCAGTGAGGCTTACAGTCGCAGCATCAGCCCTTCCGGTGTGGCGGCATAGCCGGTCAGCGTGCGTTCGGCATGGGTCAGCCGCCAGTTCAGCATGCGCTGGGCGTAGTCCCGTACGGTTGCCGCATGGGCCGGGTCCTCGGCCAGATTGTGGAACTGGCCGGGGTCGCTCTTCAGGTCGAACAGCAGCGGCGGCAGGGCCGCGAAATGGACGTAC is a genomic window containing:
- the cydD gene encoding thiol reductant ABC exporter subunit CydD, coding for MSDRPKRTHLDQLVGAEGAGARRAARMEVLAALLWIPAAALLAMAIDGLVFATSGADDLPFYLAGFLAIALLRGLLVMQATRLADRSSLRVQGRLRDALASALARQSPFDTGRVATGQAAATLTDHVAALGPWLTRYQPSRLKVMLVPAIIALAVLPVSWAASIALLLAGPLIPIFMALIGQRVRIASERQLSELGTMNAYLLDRLQGLTTIRLLGAGGQALARLEQAAQALRIGTMRVLRLAFLSSAVLELFAAVGVALVAVYVGFSLLGYLQFGAYDAPLTLAEGLFILLLAPDFFLPMREFAASYHDRATAEAAGKAIAGILESDRPALLGEGAAAVPLNGPARIRLTGARFGYDGTRPVLAGLDLDIPSGEKLALVGPSGSGKSTILALIAGLLRADAGSVEVAGQALTDETADGWRARLAWVGQRPYFLHGSLRRNLTLGHPDRALGEIADALQLASAESVVARLPRGDATLLGEAGQGISGGEGQRLAVARAALRGADIILADEPTAHLDAETAQAVADGLFRLAEGRTLILATHDEALAARCDRIVRLHP
- the cydC gene encoding thiol reductant ABC exporter subunit CydC, which produces MRALRAILGLFWRKDRLWFLIGLALAIVSLVAGIGLLALAGWFIAATALAGAAGLGLAFNFFSPSAGIRFLAILRTAGRYGERLATHEATLRFLANLRVTVFANLLSRDFAQLAQIRGGDFLQRLTGDIDLLDALYLRLAVPLLTALTVIVALVGLLLIFDPWLALGGGALLGLAGILLPALQGYATRRAARRLNAGERALRLRTVDLSRGQVELAMAGRLAAQRDGIAKAHAMAESAALDISRRESLAGASLFVAGQSALAFALWRGAVLLRDGVIDGALLAMILLLVLGATEALGLLRRGLLELGRTILAARRVGPYTKEGDQQPVSSGLVPEGPLRLEGLAFRYAPDRRPVLEGITADINPGEIVALVGPSGSGKSTLLGLVAGMHAPSAGHILIGGQPLDSIAQPDLRRTVGLLGQRTELFRDSIAGNLRLASPDADDAVLWDALRRAGLEPAVRRLPLGLETVLGDEGSGLSGGERRRLALARLILTDPAIWLLDEPTEGLDRPMAAAVLDDILAAAAGRIVLLATHRPEEAAKAGRLLRLDMAS
- the cydB gene encoding cytochrome d ubiquinol oxidase subunit II; the protein is MILHEFIDYDTLKLIWWVLLGVLLIGFAVTDGFDMGVGTLLPFAARTDMERRIAINTIAPVWEGNQVWFILGGGAIFAAWPPLYAVSFSGFYIAMFLILAALILRPVGFKYRSKRDDPRWREMWDWALFIGGFVPALVFGVAVGNVLQGVPFRLSDELRPFYEGGFFGLLNPFALLCGVLSVAMLVMHGGAWLGLKATGMVARRARDYGVLAAAAVIVLFALGGVWIWLGIDGYRITAGITPDMASNPLRKEVAVEPGLWFANYAIYPWMLIAPAMGFLGALGALLGLLRGREISTFLFSKLSVVGIISTVGLSMFPFILPSSIDPRSSLTVWDSGSSHSTLFNMLVATAIFLPLILAYTSWVYKVLWGKVTAKDIEDSQDTAY
- a CDS encoding cytochrome ubiquinol oxidase subunit I — its product is MELDIVALSRLQFAMTAMYHFLFVPLTIGLSILLAIMETVYVMTDRPIWRQMTKFWGTLFGINFVLGVATGITMEFQFGMNWSYFSHYVGDVFGAPLAIEGLMAFFLEATFVGLFFFGWEKLSKRQHLMSTWAVAIGSNFSALWILIANGWMQNPVGAAFNPETMRMEIVSFYEVLFNEVAQAKFVHTVSAGYVTASIFVLGVSALYLLQGRHVALARRSMAVAASFGLASALSVVVLGDESGYAATQHQRMKLAAMEGMWRTEPAPAGFTIIGFPDQEARETHYAIHVPYVLGLISTRSLTREVPGIEELVQESERRVRSGILAYTALNEIRSNPPGETHPAIAAQFEENGRNLGYAYLLKRYVDDPAAATPEQIEQAAWDTVPAVFPLFWSFRIMVGLGFFFILLTATFFYLATKHQLERRRWLLWVAVYSIPLPWVAAELGWFVAEYGRQPWVIEGMLPTAYAVSQLGIGQVLFTLAGFVLFYSVLAVVEVMLLVKYIRKGPQPDGPLDAEGMQRRPTLSPVPAPAE
- the cydX gene encoding cytochrome bd-I oxidase subunit CydX — encoded protein: MWYFAWVLGLPLAAAFAILNAMWFELMEEDRKKENPDIS